The DNA window TATGGAAAACTGGGTATCTagtttgatgagattacaaatttggttgatcaaGGTGACAAGTGTTGATGCAATAGACGTCTATAAGGCGTTTGACGTGGTACCACCtgacattttgattaataaactagaacaatataaaattgacgtggcacacattaaatggattaaaagctggctaaccgATGGGTTTAAAATGTAACTACATGAAGAATCATCATTAAGcaagtgtttctagtggggtcctgtaggaatcggttcttggccctatgcaatttaacatttttgtcagtgatctggaagaaaacataaaaacctCATGATAAAcgttacagatgacacaaagactggggagtggtaaataactagagccctgcacggatacaaaatttgtatctgcatctgatcttCAATTTGCAAAAATGATTCGCGGATGCAGATATCTGGATATAGAGCAGATATCGGCAGATTTACACAGAGTTCTataaataacgaagaggacaagtcactgacacagagcgatctggattgcttagTAAATCGTGCAACATAGAACAAAGAATTCAATAGAACTTGGgatcctttgtggatctgggcctaataacctagcagacaaaggtataatacgatccaatggctggaggctgaaggtagagaaattcagactggagataAGCTGCACATttctaacagtgagggtaattaaccattggaacaatttaccaaaggaatttaaaaatcaatattgggtgtttttctaaaagatctgcagtATTCAaccaggaattatttcagggaagttctctggccagcagtatgcaggtcagactaaatgTTAAAATAGTCCCTTCTGGTTTAGAATCTATAATCTATCCTAAGGAGGCATTTGCTGCTCCTGCGGTGAGCAAGTTCTACTCTTGGAACCAAAGAATCAATAGTTCTGGAGCCTGGAAAATAGCAAGGTCAGTGCACCCCTCATTCCAGGCTGTGCTCACCCCAGTCGAACCCCAGAAGGAGACTGCGTCCAGGAGCACAAGgaataggaacacaggaattgccagactggtcCATTTAGCCCGTACCCTGTGTTGGACAGTGGCCATCATCAGATGCTTCCAGGAACCCCAGAGTAGCATCTCTGGGATAATCTGTCCCTGTAAATATCTTATCCTAATCCCTAATGATCAGTTAAACcttgaagcaggagggtttaatctcccttccaaaactcttctTTTAACATTAATTGTTGAGTCTGGAAGTTCTTGTTATCCAGATAAATGCCCAGTCTCTATCTGAGTCTGGATAAACTCAGGGCCTTAATGATGtccagtggcagtgagttccacagttgtATGTGTTGGGTGAAACAgtactgcatttcctttgatctgatctgaatttcctgacttttaatttcattgatgtcccctggttcttatgttgtGAGGCAAGGAGAATCTCTGGACTCTCATTCTGCTAAGGCTGAGAGGAGACCATGCTGCCCAATTCACTGCTGCCCCACTCCCCTTGTCTTGCCTCTGGGAGAAGGCCTGTAGGTTTAGATGCCTCCGTGCTGATTTGGCTTTATTTTAAATACTGTACAGAGTCCCAGGAAGTTATACAGAAAGGCAGTGTAAGAGTAGGCAGCGCTCTGGTTCCAGCCTCTGGTGGAGGATGGGAACCTCCAGCAAGGTTGGGGTTGCACGCTGGAATCTGGACAGATTGGACTCTGATCGCCCACCCTAGAGCTCAGAGTCCCTGAGAAACGGCCCAGTGAAGGGTCTGTGTGTGCCTGgaggcagctggggaagggggctgggaatgggaacaGCCTTAAGATCCCAAAGAAAGGATTCAAGTAAGAGGGAAGAACAGGGCCAGGGAGCCCATGGGCCACTGCCCCAACACGTTGGGGATGCACATGGAAGGGCATGATGGCCTGGGGGGAGCCTCAACTCCAGATCTGCCCTGGCCCGCTGGAACAAGCACTGAGGCCAAATCACCTCCAGCTGCATGGGGTGGAGAGAGATCCTGGCCCTGGCAgtgcagccctgcctcactctctgCTCTAGCCTGCCACACAGATGCATGGGTCAGATGCTGAGCCTTCCATCCCAGAGGCCCTGCTTGTGGACAGGGGCCACACCTCAGCAGTGATCTGTCCCCAAGAGGATCCCCATGTCCTTCATGTGGTGATCCAGGAGTAGGCAGTCCCGGGAATCACGCTCTCTCGGCCTGCACAGGAAGGAGCTCTATGGCAGCAGCAGGAAGTTGCAGATGGCTGTGATGAAGTCTTGGGACTTATCTGCATGGACCCAGTGGCCAGCACCTGGGATATACTGGATCTCTGCCTCGGGAAAGAGCCGCTCGATCTCTGGGTAGTCCTCGGAGCTTCAGGGGGAAAGAACGTACGGGAGAGCTGGGGCATGGGGCTTACGCTTGGATCCCCAACACGATCAGCCCAGGGCTCACactgggatcccccccccccccaagccagtcAGCCCAGGGCTCACGCTGGGATCCCCCCCCCAAACACGGTCAGCCCAGGGCTCACactgggatcccccccccccccccccaagccagtcAGCCCAGGGCTCACATTGGGATCCCCCCCCCAAGCCAGTCAGCCCAGGGCTCACATTGGGATCCCCCCCCCAAGCCAGTCAGCCCAGGGCTCACActgggatccccccccccaagccagtcAGCCCAGGGCTCACGCTGggatcccccgccccccccaccaaaCACGGTCAGCCCAGGGCTCACactgggatccccccccccccccaaacacggTCAGCCCAGGGCTCACGCTGGggatacacacacccctccagctcaGGGAGCCCAGGGCTCACTCCATCCCTCAGTACATGTGGCAGCAGAGTGAGAGGGAACAAGCTGTGGGTCTCAGAGCCACAAGAGTCCCAGGACTCACCTGACATAGGGCGAGTCAGATCCTGCTAGGAAGAGCGTGGGTCCTGGGTAAGGGGCATGGAACACAGGGAAGCCCACGATATTGGCCATATGGTGGGAAATGGCCTCCAGGTTCACCCGCCACATGTAACGGCCCTCGGCCTCCACCAGGTTGGTGAGCAGGAACTGCCTTACCGCCGACACCTGCAGCAAGGGTAAAGCATATCCATTTGTCACAGCGCACACATACATGCCAGCCAGGGATGCCCCAGGACACTCCATCACACACCCGCAGCAGCAGACCTGGCAAGCCAGGTGCCATgtgtctgctccagcacagcagcaccccctccccccaccaccacgaCAGATGCGCTGGCCACAGTGCCAAGCCCCAGTGTGGGCCCTGCTGAGGGTCAGACAGGCATCAGGGCCAGGACTAAGGGCATGGGGATGGAAAAGCGCCGGCTGGGGCTGGCGGCTCTGGGGCAGTGTGCTCCCactctgggagaggggagggctccTCGTGGGCTATCGTACCTGGATGGCTGGACGCAGCTGATCCTCTGCCAGCCGGCGTGCTGTGGAGCGGGGGATTCCATTTGGGATGCTCACTCTCCTCATGGCAGAGATGTAGGCTGGGAAATCTGTCACAGCCACGCTCTCTGTGGGACTAATGTCTACAGACACCAGGCGCTCCACGAGATCTGGCTGGGGACACAAGCGAGTGCAGGGATCTCACTCCAGCAGGAACCCTGCTCAGGGCCACAAGGATCCCGAGGAATGGTCAGAAGCCCCCCAAACAGATGCATCCCCAAGAAAGGCTAGCTCTGGGGAGGAGCTTCTACCCAAGTGCCTTCCAGCCCCGACCTGCCTGCCACTCCCCAGCGAAGATCCCAGAGCACACAATAGAGCGGACAGCGAAGGCAAAACAGGGCGTTCATATCCAGTTTTTGTTTCCATGGCAGGGAGCTGTCAGCtagccctgaaatgcagccacctctggggtgggacatgaCACAGTAACTCTGACTGTGAGAATGCAGATTAATTCCCCGGATGAAATGGCAGGGAGTCACAGGAGACAGAACCCAGCAACCTGACTTATGACAGTGGGTGTTGGAAAATGTGAGGGACTCTTTAAGCCCACAGGCAATGAAGTCCTCATTGGAGAGAGAGCAGCTGTAGGTGCACAGCAGCCCTAGGACTATGCTGGGAGGTTGCTTCTATGAAGATGCAGAGAAGAGCCCCTGGTTCCGAACTGCCATTCCATTTCCTGTGGCGCcgtgtgctgcctgggctctgccATGAGAAGTGGTCAGATGGTTCCCACTCAGTTGAGGTGTGAGAAGATCCCAGCTCCCCCTAAATGGATCCCTCCTTAAGGCAGGATCCATTAGCTCCATGCGAGTAGCACTCTGGGGCAGTCATACAGAGGGAGCCTGTCCCATTGCGCTGTGCTGACTGTGAGCTGAGTGCATAGGCCAGGCCAGTGCCAGGGCCCAGAGAAAGGAACAAACTCCACCTTGCCTTCGCTCAGCCCCGCCGAGACAGCACAGGCTGGGCTTATTCCTCACAGAACAGCGACTATGACACCCCCAGtgtgccctcctgcacccctaggGAAGGGCGTTTGTGCTCCTTGTCAGGCCCTATGGCAGAGGAACCCATGTGGTGTGGGATGGGCAAACAGCAGCAATTGCCCCAAACTCTGCATCCTGCTGGCTGTTCCCTGGCAGCCGCACATGCACGTACCCACTGCAGCGCCAGTGTCATGGCAGTTTTGCCACCCATGCTGTGGCCAACCAAGACGCACTTGGGGATGTGCAGCCGGCGCAGGAGGCGCTGCACGTCCAGGCTCATGGCCTCGTAGCTCATGGTGGGGCTGTGCGGGCTCTCGCCATGGTTCCGCGCGTCCACTGTCAGCACCTGGCAAGGAAGAGAAGCTGCTGCAAGCTGGGCAGGGTGGGCCTGGCACTCAGGCCCTTGGctgccccccggccctgcccctggtgcTCACCTTGCGGCCGCTCCGCTGCACCAGGGCCCGGGCGATGGCGCGGAAGTTGCCCTTGCTGCCCAGCAGGCCGTGCAGGAAGACGAGTGGGGGCTGTGGCGCAGGCCCGTCGAACACTACGTAGGAGAGGGGCAGTGGCCTGCAAAACATGGGCACTGaactgggctgggagcaggacatAGGTCAGGAGCAGGAcacgggctgggggcaggacacaGCTGGGCAGGCTGGACCAGGGACATAGGATTACCATATGTCCGGGTTTTCCCAGACATGACCTCTTTTTTGGTAGTCTGCTCTCAGTCTGGGCACATTTTTCAAATAAGAAGTAGTATCTGGGATTTTTCCTTGTGGATCagttgcagctcagaaagagtcGTCTCCATGCCCCGATTGGTCCCTCCCCCGCACCGCAGCTGCCGGatcctgcctgccccggcccagaCCGCCAGGTAAATGGCGCCACCAAGTGCCTCTCAGCTGGGCTGCCTGCCTGCGCCTCCACGACCTCAGAGCCCGGCTGGGAGGGTGACAGCGCCaggccctggctccccacccagcagaggaagaaagcgACTCACAGGGAGGTGCTCACTGACAGGCTGGTGCCGCATCCCTGGCCTGCCCAGTAGCCCGGCCACCATGACAGGGAGCAGCACGCTGCTCAGCACCTGGAGA is part of the Emys orbicularis isolate rEmyOrb1 chromosome 17, rEmyOrb1.hap1, whole genome shotgun sequence genome and encodes:
- the ABHD11 gene encoding sn-1-specific diacylglycerol lipase ABHD11, with translation MLRWFGRPRLCLIRVPQPPAGPRVPNRAVAGSASHSATGRTSVTPLPLSYVVFDGPAPQPPLVFLHGLLGSKGNFRAIARALVQRSGRKVLTVDARNHGESPHSPTMSYEAMSLDVQRLLRRLHIPKCVLVGHSMGGKTAMTLALQWPDLVERLVSVDISPTESVAVTDFPAYISAMRRVSIPNGIPRSTARRLAEDQLRPAIQVSAVRQFLLTNLVEAEGRYMWRVNLEAISHHMANIVGFPVFHAPYPGPTLFLAGSDSPYVSSEDYPEIERLFPEAEIQYIPGAGHWVHADKSQDFITAICNFLLLP